From the Thermovirga lienii DSM 17291 genome, one window contains:
- a CDS encoding hydrogenase nickel insertion protein HypA (PFAM: Hydrogenase expression/synthesis hypA family~TIGRFAM: hydrogenase nickel insertion protein HypA~COGs: COG0375 Zn finger protein HypA/HybF (possibly regulating hydrogenase expression)~InterPro IPR020538: IPR000688~KEGG: aco:Amico_1181 hydrogenase nickel insertion protein HypA~PFAM: hydrogenase expression/synthesis HypA~SPTR: Hydrogenase nickel insertion protein HypA;~TIGRFAM: hydrogenase nickel insertion protein HypA): MHELSLIEALIEELDNQSKSNEWGKILKVNLKVGAMRQVIPEVMVFAFQVATEGTFLDGAKLELDVVPIRWKCRTCGKEWSEEKATTGLCEECGSVDVELLNGMELEIESLEVEDINVTEN; this comes from the coding sequence ATGCACGAACTATCTTTAATAGAGGCTCTAATAGAGGAGCTGGATAACCAAAGTAAGTCTAACGAATGGGGTAAGATCTTAAAGGTCAACCTTAAGGTTGGCGCCATGAGACAAGTTATTCCAGAGGTGATGGTGTTTGCATTTCAAGTAGCTACGGAGGGAACCTTCCTTGATGGGGCCAAGTTGGAACTGGATGTGGTGCCAATAAGGTGGAAGTGCAGGACTTGTGGGAAAGAATGGAGTGAAGAAAAGGCTACGACAGGCTTATGTGAAGAATGTGGAAGTGTAGATGTGGAACTTTTGAATGGCATGGAACTGGAAATAGAGTCGTTGGAGGTGGAGGATATCAATGTCACGGAAAATTAG
- a CDS encoding aminotransferase class I and II (PFAM: Aminotransferase class I and II~COGs: COG0436 Aspartate/tyrosine/aromatic aminotransferase~InterPro IPR004838: IPR001176: IPR004839~KEGG: aco:Amico_1183 aminotransferase class I and II~PFAM: aminotransferase class I and II~SPTR: Aminotransferase class I and II): MKLSQRALRMEPSATLAVVGKAKKLKAEGKPVISFGAGEPDFNSPAAALAYAKEAMERGETHYTIATGIPKLKELVVDYYKNRFNIETKPEQVIIGAGAKPLIYEALACLLDPGDEVLVFSPAWVSYVEQIRLCEGKEVIVETSDTDFIPSIERVKQAITDKTVGMIINTPNNPTGAVYDKKTLAELAELAKEKDLWIIYDEIYERLVYENETHHCILSLVPEIEDRTILINGVSKAFAMTGWRIGYGIAPTWLAPKMGAFQGHLTSNPCSIAQWAAVGALEKAEDDVVKMHKAFSERRKLIVELLSTMPHISFTAPKGAFYVFVNIKGTLGKKHGNDLIDTDITFCTQLLEKKYVAAVPGTAFLAPGHIRLGYANSAEEITEGMNRLKSFLEEIK, translated from the coding sequence ATGAAACTTTCACAAAGGGCTCTCAGAATGGAGCCATCTGCTACTCTCGCGGTAGTAGGAAAAGCCAAAAAACTTAAAGCGGAAGGGAAACCGGTAATTTCCTTTGGCGCCGGCGAACCAGATTTCAATTCCCCCGCCGCGGCTCTGGCATACGCCAAAGAGGCAATGGAGAGAGGAGAAACCCATTACACTATAGCTACAGGCATTCCAAAACTGAAAGAACTGGTGGTCGATTATTATAAAAACAGGTTCAACATAGAGACAAAGCCTGAGCAGGTCATAATAGGAGCAGGAGCAAAACCCCTTATCTACGAGGCTTTGGCTTGCCTTTTGGATCCTGGGGATGAAGTGTTGGTGTTCTCTCCCGCATGGGTAAGCTACGTGGAACAGATAAGATTATGTGAAGGAAAAGAGGTAATAGTCGAAACATCGGATACCGATTTCATCCCTTCCATAGAGAGAGTCAAACAGGCCATAACAGATAAAACTGTCGGCATGATCATAAATACCCCCAATAACCCAACAGGTGCCGTTTATGACAAAAAAACCCTTGCTGAGTTGGCAGAACTGGCCAAGGAGAAAGACCTTTGGATAATTTACGATGAAATCTATGAACGGCTAGTTTATGAAAATGAAACTCATCACTGCATTCTAAGCCTCGTTCCGGAGATAGAGGACAGAACAATCCTTATAAACGGTGTAAGCAAGGCTTTCGCTATGACAGGATGGAGAATCGGCTATGGAATAGCTCCAACGTGGCTTGCACCTAAGATGGGAGCTTTCCAGGGACATCTGACCTCAAATCCATGTTCCATTGCCCAGTGGGCCGCTGTGGGGGCCCTTGAAAAGGCAGAGGACGATGTAGTAAAAATGCATAAGGCCTTTAGTGAAAGAAGAAAGCTTATAGTGGAGCTACTAAGTACGATGCCCCATATTAGCTTCACAGCCCCTAAAGGTGCCTTTTACGTGTTCGTCAATATAAAAGGAACTTTGGGCAAAAAGCACGGCAACGATTTAATTGACACCGATATCACTTTTTGTACTCAACTCTTGGAGAAAAAATACGTGGCCGCTGTACCTGGAACAGCGTTTCTTGCGCCTGGCCATATCCGCTTGGGATATGCGAATTCCGCCGAAGAGATCACTGAAGGAATGAACAGACTTAAGAGCTTCCTAGAAGAAATAAAGTAA
- a CDS encoding sigma 54 modulation protein/ribosomal protein S30EA (PFAM: Sigma 54 modulation protein / S30EA ribosomal protein~TIGRFAM: ribosomal subunit interface protein~COGs: COG1544 Ribosome-associated protein Y (PSrp-1)~InterPro IPR003489~KEGG: tai:Taci_0747 sigma 54 modulation protein/ribosomal protein S30EA~PFAM: sigma 54 modulation protein/ribosomal protein S30EA~SPTR: Sigma 54 modulation protein/ribosomal protein S30EA;~TIGRFAM: ribosomal subunit interface protein), translating to MDVRFVTKHVELQDEMKEYMERKLSKLEKFFDRILDVQVEVDFTRGMYVVEITADVNGVIMRGEEYAQDIRKAFDKGLKNIERQVKKHKEFLKDKARMKSHEELTFEIGEFINEVSGEAEESFNDVVKVKRFPLRPMTAKEASMQMDLLGHNFYVFKNAENGGINVIYRRKNGGFGLLVPEE from the coding sequence ATGGATGTCCGTTTTGTAACCAAGCACGTTGAGTTGCAGGATGAAATGAAGGAGTACATGGAAAGGAAGCTTTCAAAGTTGGAGAAGTTTTTCGACCGGATATTGGACGTCCAGGTTGAGGTTGATTTCACCAGAGGCATGTATGTAGTTGAGATAACGGCTGATGTGAACGGAGTCATAATGAGAGGTGAGGAATACGCTCAAGATATAAGAAAGGCCTTCGATAAAGGACTAAAAAATATTGAGCGACAGGTTAAAAAGCACAAAGAATTTCTAAAAGACAAGGCCAGGATGAAATCCCATGAAGAATTGACTTTTGAGATCGGCGAGTTTATTAACGAGGTTAGCGGGGAAGCAGAGGAGTCCTTCAATGACGTCGTGAAGGTAAAGCGTTTCCCTCTTCGGCCCATGACTGCAAAAGAAGCTTCAATGCAAATGGATCTGTTGGGGCACAATTTTTACGTCTTTAAAAATGCAGAAAATGGAGGGATAAACGTAATATATAGGAGAAAAAACGGAGGGTTCGGTCTTTTGGTCCCCGAAGAATGA
- a CDS encoding Nitrate reductase (PFAM: Molybdopterin oxidoreductase; Molydopterin dinucleotide binding domain; Molybdopterin oxidoreductase Fe4S4 domain~COGs: COG0243 Anaerobic dehydrogenase typically selenocysteine-containing~InterPro IPR006963: IPR006656: IPR006657~KEGG: aoe:Clos_0245 formate dehydrogenase~PFAM: molybdopterin oxidoreductase; molybdopterin oxidoreductase Fe4S4 region; molydopterin dinucleotide-binding region~PRIAM: Nitrate reductase~SPTR: Formate dehydrogenase), translating into MVKSFISCCPYDCPDSCSMLVERLDGLTVKLKGNPQFPLTGGGWICKKGKRWEERVRSPRRLKLPLVRDAAGWKEISWERAIALWAHQIQEAVSSEGPLSNFVYQGAGSLYYSKKLFKKLFVDLGGYTEPRGSLCGSAGGAGLKKAFGFTPVYKPDNLKHARGVLFWGRNAVETHPHLLPIIRELRIKKDVKVGALEIRRTSTTDFADVWWRIRPGSDGALAALLCKRLLESGDAWPSWRKRAKNADGFQEALEGLNEGKLLEFTGLDKPTFETIYSWLLANRPVAIYAGYGPQRYMSGSSTFHLLVALSLLLGAFDLRGAGVVFGKDEDRMFPVELVGVPPVRRRVPIGDWVLNVSRYSPKIKTALFTCCNPAKQSPGGEAFRRAMADISFKVCIDIEMSETAKLCDLVLPAACFLEEGPDWLGSWWHGYLLRSEKVMDPPGEALPETTIFTLLAQKLGLSMDLEKARNVMDQMLKSSPLVKQISKGVYSFKEEDTWCEKKAIEVFLPDDLTAITEENKSSETLRLVSVHSSEFINGQTFGVGEPEVPEIFLSEKDALDRGIKDNDLVVLTAKGFDLKGVCRIDKTMNSGYCIMVQGYPWVNELTTPRVSPGYGAPFHESFVTLRRL; encoded by the coding sequence ATGGTAAAAAGCTTTATCTCTTGTTGCCCTTATGACTGTCCGGACAGCTGTTCCATGCTGGTGGAAAGACTAGATGGCTTAACTGTTAAATTGAAGGGCAACCCTCAGTTTCCTTTGACAGGCGGAGGTTGGATTTGTAAGAAAGGAAAGAGATGGGAAGAGCGAGTTAGGTCACCTAGAAGGTTGAAGCTACCACTTGTCAGAGATGCTGCCGGGTGGAAAGAGATTTCATGGGAAAGGGCAATTGCGCTTTGGGCTCACCAAATCCAAGAGGCAGTATCGTCCGAAGGACCTCTTTCTAACTTTGTCTATCAGGGAGCAGGCTCTTTGTACTATTCGAAGAAGCTTTTCAAGAAATTGTTTGTCGATCTAGGTGGCTATACTGAGCCTAGAGGTTCTTTATGTGGTTCAGCTGGAGGTGCAGGACTCAAAAAGGCTTTTGGCTTTACGCCTGTTTATAAGCCAGATAACTTAAAGCATGCGCGAGGGGTTCTATTTTGGGGGCGAAACGCAGTTGAAACTCACCCCCACTTATTGCCAATCATTAGAGAGTTGAGGATTAAAAAAGATGTCAAGGTTGGAGCTTTGGAAATACGACGCACATCAACGACAGATTTTGCAGATGTATGGTGGAGGATAAGGCCTGGGAGTGACGGGGCGCTTGCGGCATTGCTTTGTAAGAGGTTGTTGGAGAGTGGTGATGCTTGGCCATCCTGGCGCAAAAGGGCAAAAAACGCCGATGGTTTCCAGGAAGCATTAGAGGGGCTGAATGAAGGGAAGTTGTTGGAGTTTACTGGTTTGGACAAACCTACATTTGAAACAATCTACTCATGGCTTTTGGCTAATAGGCCAGTTGCCATATATGCAGGTTATGGACCGCAAAGGTACATGTCAGGATCGTCTACCTTTCACTTGCTTGTGGCCCTTTCTCTTTTGCTTGGTGCCTTTGATTTAAGAGGGGCGGGAGTGGTATTTGGAAAAGACGAAGATCGGATGTTTCCTGTGGAGTTGGTGGGTGTGCCGCCAGTGCGTAGAAGAGTCCCCATAGGCGATTGGGTTTTAAACGTCTCTCGCTACAGTCCAAAGATAAAAACAGCGCTCTTTACCTGTTGCAATCCTGCTAAACAGTCTCCTGGAGGCGAAGCCTTCAGGAGAGCAATGGCGGATATTTCTTTCAAGGTATGCATAGATATAGAAATGTCGGAGACGGCCAAGCTCTGTGATTTGGTGCTTCCGGCCGCATGCTTCTTGGAAGAAGGGCCAGATTGGTTGGGCTCATGGTGGCACGGATATCTCTTGAGGAGCGAAAAGGTTATGGATCCTCCTGGTGAGGCCCTTCCCGAGACAACCATTTTCACTCTCTTGGCTCAAAAATTGGGTTTAAGCATGGATTTAGAAAAGGCAAGAAACGTAATGGATCAAATGTTGAAAAGCTCGCCATTGGTAAAACAGATCTCTAAGGGAGTTTATTCTTTCAAAGAGGAAGATACGTGGTGTGAAAAAAAGGCTATTGAAGTTTTTCTTCCCGACGATCTTACAGCGATTACAGAAGAGAATAAAAGTTCTGAAACGTTAAGGTTGGTATCTGTCCACTCCTCAGAGTTCATAAATGGACAAACCTTCGGAGTTGGAGAACCAGAGGTACCGGAAATTTTCCTTTCAGAGAAAGATGCCCTTGATAGGGGTATAAAAGACAATGACCTTGTGGTACTTACGGCGAAAGGATTCGACCTCAAAGGAGTTTGTCGAATCGACAAAACAATGAATTCGGGTTACTGTATCATGGTTCAGGGGTATCCTTGGGTAAACGAGCTAACAACCCCAAGGGTTTCACCAGGATACGGAGCGCCTTTCCATGAAAGTTTTGTGACCTTGAGAAGACTATAG
- a CDS encoding carbamate kinase (PFAM: Amino acid kinase family~TIGRFAM: carbamate kinase~COGs: COG0549 Carbamate kinase~InterPro IPR003964: IPR001048~KEGG: aco:Amico_0204 carbamate kinase~PFAM: aspartate/glutamate/uridylate kinase~PRIAM: Carbamate kinase~SPTR: Carbamate kinase;~TIGRFAM: carbamate kinase) — protein sequence MVQKVVVALGGNAILQRGQKGTAEEQMANVMVTARQIVEMIEKGYEVVVSHGNGPQVGAILIQNELGSKQVPPMPMDVCGAESQGLIGYMLVQAIDNMLTLRNIEGRRPVCCVTRVEVDPNDEAFKNPTKPVGPFYSEEVARQRMAEKQETWINDAGRGWRRVVPSPNPIHIVEADPIRDLVDRGYTVIASGGGGIPVVKGADGLYKGVEAVIDKDLASERLAQEVNADVFMILTDVPKVALNYGKPDETWLGHVSAEELAKYQEEGHFKAGSMGPKVAAALRFVKNGGKRAIIASLNEALQALEGEAGTQITP from the coding sequence ATGGTTCAGAAGGTTGTAGTGGCTCTAGGGGGTAACGCCATACTTCAGAGAGGTCAAAAAGGTACTGCAGAAGAGCAAATGGCCAACGTCATGGTTACTGCACGTCAAATAGTGGAGATGATAGAAAAAGGATATGAAGTGGTGGTTAGCCATGGAAATGGTCCACAGGTAGGAGCGATACTCATACAAAACGAGCTTGGTTCTAAACAGGTGCCACCCATGCCGATGGATGTATGTGGCGCGGAAAGCCAGGGTTTAATTGGATACATGCTCGTTCAGGCAATAGATAACATGCTGACCTTGAGAAACATAGAAGGTAGACGTCCTGTCTGTTGCGTGACCAGGGTTGAAGTTGATCCAAACGATGAGGCTTTCAAGAACCCCACTAAACCAGTAGGACCGTTTTATTCAGAGGAAGTTGCAAGACAGAGAATGGCCGAAAAACAAGAGACTTGGATAAACGATGCTGGAAGAGGCTGGAGAAGAGTCGTTCCATCTCCTAATCCTATCCATATAGTTGAGGCTGATCCCATAAGAGATCTTGTAGACAGGGGTTACACTGTTATAGCTTCAGGAGGTGGCGGTATCCCTGTAGTAAAAGGAGCAGATGGCCTTTACAAGGGAGTGGAAGCCGTTATAGATAAAGACCTTGCTTCTGAAAGGCTTGCTCAGGAAGTAAACGCTGATGTTTTCATGATCCTCACCGATGTTCCGAAAGTGGCATTGAACTACGGAAAACCTGATGAAACATGGTTGGGTCATGTCTCTGCCGAAGAGTTGGCTAAGTATCAAGAAGAGGGGCATTTCAAGGCCGGAAGCATGGGGCCAAAAGTTGCTGCGGCCTTACGCTTCGTCAAAAATGGAGGCAAGAGAGCCATCATTGCAAGCCTGAATGAGGCCCTTCAGGCTCTCGAGGGTGAAGCTGGAACTCAGATAACCCCTTAA